A region of Cucumis melo cultivar AY chromosome 2, USDA_Cmelo_AY_1.0, whole genome shotgun sequence DNA encodes the following proteins:
- the LOC103494314 gene encoding protein SUPPRESSOR OF MAX2 1, translating to MRAGLGTILQTLTSEAATILNQAIAEAGRRNHGQTTPVHVAATLLASPTGFLRQACIKSHPNSSHPLQCRALELCFSVALERLPTAQNVSAGSEPPISNALMAALKRAQAHQRRGSSELQQQPLLAVKVEFEQLVISILDDPSVSRIMREASFSSPAVKGIIERSLNSSASVVNSSPIGLGSSHSSPSPNRSLYLNPRLHQGSVNQLGKPREEEVKRIVDILLRPTKRNPIVVGDSETDAMLEEFFRRINKKELSEGSLENAEIIHLEKEFASDRVQIPTKLDELEDLVASQLAKSSSGSIILDLGNLEWLFDQPASSISEAGRAAVQKIGKLLTRFNGRLWLIGTATCETFLRCQIYHPSIESDWDLHVVPVVAKAPRSGLYPRFGTKEILGSPIECLSSLKFFPTPISQLRNESESLNCGSRITCCSQCMQKYEQELQKLINEESEKSSSGVKTDSNCSPLPHWLQKVKDHSPNAESVDSKQNKEDKELMVKQRTQELQKKWNTTCLQIHPNFYQSKILSSTGNMPTGISTMGLYNQNLLKCQPCQPRLELNKSLGRTLQLNMNPQPNQPSDCSSIRTDLILGQEKFSDIPEQTRKDCTIEFLDQNHNSSRSEMKSVDIQSAKLLGITDVDSYKKILKVLMGKVWWQRDAASTVANTITQRKLGNRKRQGAGSKGDIWLLFAGPDKVGKRKMASAISELVSGSILVTICLGSQRNGRGLDNNFRGRTPLDQIAEAVRKNPFSVIVLENIDEADVLFRGSLKRAIESGRLIDSYGREISLGNIIFILTTVWLPDDLKYFSDHNSFSEKELATLASESWQLRLSLSEKQLKRRGNWLCNEERFTKTRKDTNPGLFFDLNEAANAEDDTPDGSHNSSDLTIDHEDEYGLSKMESTTASPALTELQDIVDDAIVFKPVNFNHITQDIKTFINEKFFTIIGVEGVSIELQDQALQKILAGVWLSNTSLEEWAEKALVPSFNHLKACFPKTTGSTRDKPIVVALELDRESGNRNRGDWLPSNIKVVTAVDGL from the exons ATGAGAGCTGGACTTGGTACGATCCTTCAAACTCTGACGTCTGAGGCGGCAACTATTTTGAACCAGGCAATTGCCGAGGCCGGTCGTCGTAACCATGGCCAGACCACGCCGGTTCATGTCGCTGCAACTTTGTTGGCTTCACCAACTGGGTTTCTTCGTCAAGCCTGTATCAAGTCCCATCCCAATTCTTCGCACCCACTTCAGTGCAGAGCTCTTGAGCTCTGTTTCAGCGTTGCTCTCGAGCGGTTACCGACGGCTCAAAACGTCTCCGCCGGTTCAGAACCACCCATTTCCAATGCGTTGATGGCCGCCCTTAAACGTGCTCAAGCTCATCAACGCCGCGGCTCGTCTGAATTGCAGCAACAACCTTTGTTAGCGGTGAAGGTTGAGTTCGAGCAGCTAGTTATATCGATTCTCGATGATCCAAGTGTCAGTAGGATTATGCGGGAAGCGAGCTTTTCGAGCCCTGCTGTTAAGGGTATTATTGAACGGTCTTTGAATTCGTCGGCATCTGTGGTGAATTCCTCTCCGATTGGATTAGGTTCTTCCCACTCTTCGCCGTCGCCTAATCGGAGTCTTTATTTGAATCCACGCTTGCATCAGGGTAGCGTTAACCAATTGGGGAAACCGAGAGAGGAGGAAGTGAAACGAATCGTGGATATTTTGCTTAGACCGACCAAGAGAAATCCAATCGTAGTTGGGGATTCGGAAACAGATGCAATGTTAGAGGAATTTTTTAGACGAATTAACAAGAAAGAACTGAGTGAAGGGTCGCTGGAGAACGCTGAGATTATCCATTTAGAGAAGGAATTTGCATCAGATAGAGTACAAATACCCACAAAACTTGATGAATTGGAAGATTTGGTAGCGTCCCAATTAGCCAAATCTAGTTCTGGGAGTATAATTCTTGACCTTGGGAATCTAGAATGGTTGTTTGATCAGCCGGCGAGTTCTATATCCGAGGCCGGCCGTGCTGCCGTTCAGAAGATTGGAAAGCTATTGACAAGGTTCAACGGACGGCTGTGGTTAATCGGAACCGCTACTTGTGAAACTTTCTTGAGATGCCAAATCTATCATCCTTCAATCGAAAGTGATTGGGATTTACATGTTGTTCCTGTTGTGGCTAAAGCCCCTCGCTCTGGTTTATATCCAAG GTTTGGAACAAAGGAGATTCTTGGCAGTCCAATTGAATGCTTGTCTTCATTGAAGTTTTTTCCTACTCCCATTAGCCAGCTGAGAAATGAATCTGAGTCTTTAAATTGTGGTTCGAGAATAACTTGTTGCTCACAGTGTATGCAGAAGTATGAACAAGAGTTACAAAAACTCATAAATGAGGAGTCTGAAAAATCTTCTTCAGGAGTCAAAACAGACAGTAATTGTTCTCCCCTGCCACATTGGCTGCAAAAAGTTAAAGATCATTCTCCTAATGCTGAATCAGTTGATTCCAAACAG AATAAGGAGGACAAAGAATTGATGGTAAAGCAGAGGACTCAAGAGCTACAAAAGAAATGGAATACAACATGCTTGCAGATTCATCCCAATTTCTATCAATCGAAAATTTTGAGTTCGACAGGAAATATGCCAACAGGGATCTCAACGATGGGTTTATACAACCAAAACTTGCTCAAGTGCCAGCCTTGTCAGCCTAGGTTAGAATTGAATAAAAGCCTTGGGAGAACTCTTCAGCTGAATATGAATCCACAACCCAACCAGCCATCTGACTGCAGCTCAATACGAACGGACTTGATTCTTGGGCAAGAGAAGTTTAGTGACATCCCCGAACAAACTCGTAAAGACTGCACCATTGAATTTTTGGACCAAAATCATAACTCTTCCAGATCAGAGATGAAGTCTGTGGATATTCAGAGTGCCAAACTTCTAGGTATAACAGATGTTGATTCATACAAGAAGATCCTTAAAGTTCTTATGGGAAAGGTTTGGTGGCAGCGAGATGCGGCTTCCACTGTGGCTAACACAATAACTCAACGCAAATTGGGCAACAGGAAACGTCAAGGTGCTGGGTCGAAAGGAGACATTTGGCTATTATTTGCGGGGCCTGACAAAGTTGGCAAGAGGAAGATGGCATCAGCTATTTCAGAGCTGGTATCTGGGTCCATCCTGGTTACAATTTGTCTTGGTTCACAACGTAATGGTAGAGGATTGGACAATAATTTCCGCGGTAGAACCCCGTTAGATCAAATTGCAGAGGCTGTTAGGAAGAATCCATTTTCAGTGATAGTTCTTGAGAACATTGATGAAGCAGATGTTCTATTTCGTGGGAGTTTAAAACGAGCAATTGAAAGTGGTCGTCTCATTGATTCCTATGGTCGAGAAATCAGCCTCGGTAATATTATTTTCATCCTCACAACTGTTTGGCTACCGGACGATCTAAAGTACTTCTCAGATCACAATTCCTTCAGTGAAAAGGAGCTCGCAACGTTAGCCAGTGAAAGTTGGCAATTGAGGTTATCTCTATCCGAAAAGCAATTAAAACGTAGAGGCAACTGGCTTTGCAATGAAGAAAGGTTCACAAAAACCAGGAAAGATACTAATCCTGGTTTGTTTTTTGATTTGAATGAGGCTGCCAATGCAGAGGACGATACTCCGGACGGATCACACAACTCAAGCGACCTCACAATCGATCATGAAGATGAATATGGCCTAAGCAAGATGGAATCAACCACAGCTTCACCAGCACTAACCGAACTTCAAGATATCGTCGACGATGCCATTGTCTTCAAGCCAGTCAACTTCAATCATATAACCCAAGACATCAAAACATTCATCAACGAAAAATTCTTCACCATTATTGGGGTTGAGGGAGTCTCAATCGAGTTACAAGACCAGGCTCTTCAAAAAATCTTAGCTGGGGTATGGTTAAGCAACACTAGTTTAGAAGAATGGGCAGAGAAAGCCCTAGTTCCAAGCTTCAACCATCTCAAAGCTTGCTTTCCAAAGACAACAGGCAGCACAAGAGACAAGCCTATAGTCGTTGCTCTCGAACTAGACCGTGAATCAGGCAATCGAAACCGAGGAGATTGGCTACCTAGTAACATAAAAGTAGTGACAGCAGTAGATGGATTATAA